In Dehalococcoidia bacterium, one genomic interval encodes:
- a CDS encoding dihydrodipicolinate synthase family protein → MSEPFRGVFTIPSTPFDEQLEVDWEGLRRIVDFCVGCGAHGIVWPVNASGFATLSDEERLKGARVVVEQVADRIPVVIGTQGVSTTHAVMFSRHANEIGANAVIAMTPYVRKLEDEESILEYYRGISDAVDLPIFIQNHEVGSALSVKTMVRLVQEVEHIEYIKEETMPPTHKLTQVLEMAPPKLKGVFGGAGGRYLLLEHPRGVAGQMPGCHITDVVVRLWNALEAKDLKEAKRVYGLMAPLFALETLRGVSYPEVLRRRGVIKSARQRMARKVDEHDQRALDDILRDLEPLFTWHSRGAKIS, encoded by the coding sequence ATCAACACCTTTTGATGAGCAGTTGGAGGTTGATTGGGAGGGATTGCGCCGCATTGTTGACTTCTGTGTTGGATGCGGTGCGCACGGTATCGTCTGGCCTGTCAACGCCAGCGGCTTTGCTACCCTTTCTGATGAGGAGCGGCTTAAGGGGGCGCGTGTGGTGGTTGAACAAGTTGCAGACCGGATCCCCGTGGTAATCGGAACCCAGGGCGTGTCGACAACGCACGCAGTGATGTTCAGCCGCCACGCAAACGAGATCGGGGCTAACGCGGTCATAGCCATGACACCCTATGTCCGCAAGCTGGAAGACGAGGAATCAATCCTGGAATACTACCGTGGCATCTCGGATGCTGTTGACCTTCCCATTTTCATTCAGAACCATGAGGTAGGCAGCGCCCTCTCAGTCAAGACTATGGTCCGCTTGGTTCAAGAGGTAGAGCATATCGAGTACATTAAAGAAGAGACGATGCCCCCAACTCACAAGCTTACCCAGGTGTTGGAAATGGCTCCTCCCAAGCTGAAGGGGGTTTTCGGTGGTGCAGGCGGGCGCTATCTGTTGTTGGAGCATCCGAGGGGTGTTGCCGGGCAGATGCCTGGCTGCCACATCACCGACGTGGTAGTCCGCCTATGGAATGCATTGGAGGCGAAGGACTTAAAGGAAGCCAAGCGGGTCTATGGGCTGATGGCTCCTCTGTTTGCCTTGGAGACGCTACGCGGGGTCAGTTATCCGGAGGTCTTGCGCAGACGGGGAGTGATCAAAAGTGCTCGTCAGCGTATGGCACGTAAGGTGGACGAACACGATCAACGGGCGTTGGACGACATCCTGAGGGACCTGGAGCCACTGTTCACCTGGCATAGCCGCGGAGCGAAGATATCATAG